The DNA window AGCGACAAGCCGTTCATGGGCTCGGTCACCCATCCGCTCCGCGCCCAGGACACGGTCGACATGGCGAAGGTACTCTTCGGCGACAACTATATCGACGCGACGACCGGACGGCCTCGAACCGTGATCACGAGTCTCATCAACGCAAATTCGCCACTCACCTTCGATGCGACGATGCTTGGAGCGCTCAAGGTCTATGCGCGAAACAATCAGGCATGCCTTGTGACCCCGTTCATTCTGGCGGGTGCGATGGCGCCCGTCACGGTGGCGGGCGCTTGCACGGTGACGCTCGCAGAAGCGCTCGCGGGTCTTGCGTTCGTTCAGCTTCTCAATCCCGGCGCGCCGGTCATTTTCGGGAGCTTCGCCTCCTCGCTATCGATGCAATCCGGTGCTCCGACGTTCGGCACGCCCGAGCCTGCCCTGGTGCTCTACACCATGGCGGCCATAGCACGCCGCCTCGGCGTTCCCTTCCGCTCCGGCGGCGCGCTCTGCGCCTCCAAATTGGCGGATGCCCAGGCGGCCTACGAATCCGCAAACACGATGATCCCAACCTGCCTTGCCGGTGCGAACTTCGTCCTCCACACCGCGGGATGGCTCGAAGGCGGTCTCGCGATGGGGTACGAGAAATTCGTCATGGATGCGGATCAAGCCGGCATGATGCACACCATGCTTGCCGGTGTCGACCTGAGCGAGAACGGCCAAGCGCTCGACGCGATTCGCGAAGTAGGGCCGGGCAAGCATTTCCTCGGCTGCGCGCACACACAAGCCAATTTCGAGGCGGCGTTTTATCGCTCCCCTCTTGCCGACAATAACAGCGTCGAGCAATGGGAGGCCGAAGGCAGCCAGGACATGGCGCAGCGCGCCAATGCAATATGTAAGAAAATGCTCCGGGAGTACGAACCGCCGCCGATCGACCCCGCGGTGGACGAAGCGCTGATCGACTTCATGACGCGCAGAAAAGCCTCTTTTCCGGATTCGAACGTCTGAGCGGGAAAGCGATTCGATCGAAATCCGCGATCTACTGGGCGTGATGGCCGCGCGCATCGGCCACCGAGTGCGCGCGATGGGCCAGGCGCCGTTCGGCACTCGGCGGATGCCCGAACATATCCTTGTAGCACTTGCTGAAATGCGGCGGCGATTGGAAGCCGCAGGAGAGCGTTACCTCCATGATCGACATGTCGGTCTGCAGCAGAAGTTGACGCGCGCGGTTCAAGCGCAGCTCGAGATAATAACGTGCCGGCCGGCGGTCGAGGTGCTGTTTGAAAAGCCGTTCGAGGTGTCGCCGCGAGAGCCCCACATGGGCCGCCACGGCATCCAGGCTCATGGTCTCCTCCATATTCGCTTCCATGAAGGAAGCGGCCTCGATGATCTTCTGCTGTTTGGCGCCGACGCGCGCAAGCAGGGGAATTCGCTGCTGATCCCGCGCACTCCGAATGCGTTCCAGGATGAATTCCTCCGAGATCGCCACTGAAAGATCGCTCCCCATCCGCTGCGCGATCAGGTTCAGCATGAGATCGAGGGGTGCGGTACCGCCCGACGCCGTATAGCGGTCGCGATCGATCACGAAAAGTTCTGTCGAAAAATTGACGTCGGGAAATTCGTCGCGGACGGCAGCGATATTCTCCCAATGAATGGCGCAACGATAGCCATCGAGGAGGCCCGCACGCGCAAGCACGTAGCTTCCGGTGCAGAGGGCCCCCAATGCGGTGTTCTGGCGCGCGAGCCGTCGAAGGTAGGCGAGCGTCACTTCGTCGCATGCCTTGTGGATGTCAATGCCGCCGCAAACGAAGACCAAATCGAGGTTGGCCGCTTGCACCGCGGGAATGGTCGGCACAACGGCAAGGCCATTGCTGGCGTGGACCGGCTGCCCGGTCACGCTGACGATCGACCAGGAGCAAACCGTTTTTCGGCTGACGTGATTGACCATGCGCAATGACTCGACGGCATTCGCGAAAGCAATCATCGAGTAATTCGGCACGACCAGGAAACCGACACTGAGGGCCGATCTGCGATCGGTGAAGTTCATCGAACTCTCCCTGCCGGCGGCGGGATTGGAGTAAACGCCCCTATGGGGTATCTTGATGCGGAGACGACCGAAATACAACCGGGTGGGGAGGTGTAACCCCCAAATCCGAAGCCCTCGGCGCGAGGCTAGAACAACGTCGGCCGACGAATTGGTGCTGGGGCCGGACAGACGTGAAAACGAGGTTGCGTGGCATGATATCGAAAGATCCTCTTCTGCAACCATATCAGCTCAAGCACCTTCAACTCCGAAATCGCTTCATGTCGACCGCCCATGAGCCGTCCTACACCGTCGACGGCATGCCGAAGGAGCGTTATCGCCTTTATCACACGGAAAAGGCAAAAGGCGGCATCGCGCTTACGATGATCGGCGGTTCGTCGGTCGTCGCCCCGGATAGCCCGCAGGCGTTCGGCAACATTCTTCTTTACAAGGACGAGGTCGTCCGCTGGCTCAAAGAGCTGACGGACGACGTGCATCGTCATGGCGCTGCGGTCATGATCCAGATCACGCACCTCGGCCGCCGCACCACCTGGAGCAGGGACGATTGGCTTCCCGTCGTCGCACCGTCGCCCGTGCGCGAGCCGGCTCATCGCGCGTTCCCGAAATCGGCCGAGGATTGGGATATCGCACGCCTCATCCGTCACTATGGCGACGCCGCGGAGCGCTGCAAGGCAAGCGGCCTCGACGGGCTCGAGGTCGAATGCTATGGCCATCTGGCGGATCAGTTCTGGTCGCCCGCGACCAACAGGCGCAGCGACGACTATGGTGGAACGCTCGAGAACCGGATGCGGTTTTCACTCGAGGTACTTGCGGAAATTCGCGAACGCGTGGGGAGCGAGTACATCGTCGGCGTTCGCATGGTGTGCGACGAGGATTGGGAGCGCGGCCTGTCGAGGGAGGAGGGGGTTGAAATCGCCCGTCGCCTCGCCCAAAGCGGGCTGATCGACTTTATCAACGTGATCCGCGGTCATATCGAGAGCGACGAGGCCCTGTCCCATGTGATCCCCGGCATGGGCACGCGCTTGGCACCGCACCTCGATTTTGCGGGCGAGGTGCGCGCGGCAACGAAATTCCCGGTCTTTCATGCAGCACGGATTCAGGACGTCGCAACCGCACGGCACGCGGTAGCGACGGGGAAGCTCGACATGGTGGGCATGACGCGCGCCCACATGGCGGATCCGCACATCGCACGGAAGGTCATGGAGGGCAAGGAGGAGGAAATCCGTCCTTGCGTGGGGATGGGGTATTGCATCGACCGCATCTATCTCGCCGGCGAGGCCCTTTGCATCCATAACGCGGCGACCGGGCGCGAAGCGACGATGCCCCATGTGGTGGCGCGGACAAGCGGACCCAAGCGCAAAATCGTCGTCGTCGGTGCTGGCCCCGGCGGGCTCGAGGCGGCCCGGGTGGCGGCAGCGCGCGGCCATCGGGTTGTCCTGTTCGAAGCGTCGGACAAGCCCGGCGGTCAGCTTCTAATCGCCGCCGGCCTCAGGCGTCGGCGCGAGATCCTCGGGATCGTCGACTGGCGGGTCGCGGAATGCACGCGCGACGGCGTGGAATTGCGATTCAACACCTATGCCGAGGCTTCGGATGTGCGCGCCGAAGAGCCCGATATCGTTATCATCGCGACGGGTGGGCTCCCCTATACCTCATTTCTCGACGAGGGAGAGACGTTGGTGACGACGACGT is part of the Alphaproteobacteria bacterium genome and encodes:
- a CDS encoding trimethylamine methyltransferase family protein, with protein sequence SDKPFMGSVTHPLRAQDTVDMAKVLFGDNYIDATTGRPRTVITSLINANSPLTFDATMLGALKVYARNNQACLVTPFILAGAMAPVTVAGACTVTLAEALAGLAFVQLLNPGAPVIFGSFASSLSMQSGAPTFGTPEPALVLYTMAAIARRLGVPFRSGGALCASKLADAQAAYESANTMIPTCLAGANFVLHTAGWLEGGLAMGYEKFVMDADQAGMMHTMLAGVDLSENGQALDAIREVGPGKHFLGCAHTQANFEAAFYRSPLADNNSVEQWEAEGSQDMAQRANAICKKMLREYEPPPIDPAVDEALIDFMTRRKASFPDSNV
- a CDS encoding GlxA family transcriptional regulator, which produces MNFTDRRSALSVGFLVVPNYSMIAFANAVESLRMVNHVSRKTVCSWSIVSVTGQPVHASNGLAVVPTIPAVQAANLDLVFVCGGIDIHKACDEVTLAYLRRLARQNTALGALCTGSYVLARAGLLDGYRCAIHWENIAAVRDEFPDVNFSTELFVIDRDRYTASGGTAPLDLMLNLIAQRMGSDLSVAISEEFILERIRSARDQQRIPLLARVGAKQQKIIEAASFMEANMEETMSLDAVAAHVGLSRRHLERLFKQHLDRRPARYYLELRLNRARQLLLQTDMSIMEVTLSCGFQSPPHFSKCYKDMFGHPPSAERRLAHRAHSVADARGHHAQ
- a CDS encoding NADH:flavin oxidoreductase; this encodes MISKDPLLQPYQLKHLQLRNRFMSTAHEPSYTVDGMPKERYRLYHTEKAKGGIALTMIGGSSVVAPDSPQAFGNILLYKDEVVRWLKELTDDVHRHGAAVMIQITHLGRRTTWSRDDWLPVVAPSPVREPAHRAFPKSAEDWDIARLIRHYGDAAERCKASGLDGLEVECYGHLADQFWSPATNRRSDDYGGTLENRMRFSLEVLAEIRERVGSEYIVGVRMVCDEDWERGLSREEGVEIARRLAQSGLIDFINVIRGHIESDEALSHVIPGMGTRLAPHLDFAGEVRAATKFPVFHAARIQDVATARHAVATGKLDMVGMTRAHMADPHIARKVMEGKEEEIRPCVGMGYCIDRIYLAGEALCIHNAATGREATMPHVVARTSGPKRKIVVVGAGPGGLEAARVAAARGHRVVLFEASDKPGGQLLIAAGLRRRREILGIVDWRVAECTRDGVELRFNTYAEASDVRAEEPDIVIIATGGLPYTSFLDEGETLVTTTWDILSGSVRPAETVLLFDDNGAHPGMSAAEFIASAGSKLEFATPERILAPEVGGTNHPAYLKAFSEHGVVISLNLRLERISRDGNRLVATLFNEYDKSRHDRHVDQVVVEHGTLPLEDLYFELKPSSKNLGEVDYDAWVANRPQHVARNRDGHYELYRIGDAVSSRNIHAAIFDGLRLAKDF